A window of Natrinema salifodinae contains these coding sequences:
- the hisI gene encoding phosphoribosyl-AMP cyclohydrolase, translating into MDDDVSVEFGEDGLVPAVAQDADTGEVLMLAYVSPEALRRTRETGRAHYYSRSRDELWEKGATSGHSQAVEEIRVDCDADTLLYLVDQDGGACHTGHRSCFYRTIEGENVGERVFDPEAVYED; encoded by the coding sequence ATGGACGACGACGTTTCGGTCGAGTTCGGCGAGGACGGACTCGTCCCCGCCGTCGCACAGGACGCCGACACCGGCGAGGTGCTCATGCTCGCGTACGTCTCGCCGGAGGCCCTCCGACGGACCCGCGAGACAGGCCGGGCCCACTACTACTCCCGGAGCCGCGACGAACTCTGGGAGAAGGGGGCGACGAGCGGCCACAGCCAGGCGGTCGAGGAGATCCGAGTCGACTGCGACGCCGACACCCTCCTCTACCTGGTCGATCAGGACGGCGGCGCGTGCCACACCGGCCATCGGTCGTGTTTCTACCGGACGATCGAGGGCGAAAACGTCGGGGAACGGGTATTCGACCCCGAGGCCGTCTACGAGGACTGA
- a CDS encoding DUF6517 family protein: MTVTRRHLLAAGAAAGSGLVAGCTGTVRDSLASAPATIAGTTLDGTGYDEHTVDELVIERTVSRFGIERTIEARNWYAEYDRAVSLDAVGLTRIQAAVVAVLSTPQVSVLGKTFNPVGDYSTDDLVELIQDRYDELEDVESVDESSVSILGAETTLARYRAEARLINADTTLDVYLQLSERGATGRYGRMYA, from the coding sequence ATGACAGTCACGCGCAGGCACCTACTCGCGGCGGGCGCGGCTGCCGGAAGCGGACTCGTCGCCGGCTGTACCGGGACCGTCCGGGACTCGCTGGCTTCGGCGCCGGCGACGATCGCCGGGACGACGCTCGACGGGACCGGCTACGACGAACACACCGTCGACGAGCTCGTTATCGAGCGGACCGTCAGTCGCTTCGGGATCGAACGCACCATCGAAGCCCGGAACTGGTACGCCGAGTACGACCGGGCCGTCTCGCTCGACGCGGTCGGGCTAACCCGGATCCAGGCCGCGGTCGTCGCCGTCCTCTCGACGCCGCAGGTGTCGGTCCTCGGGAAGACGTTCAACCCCGTCGGTGACTACTCGACCGACGATTTGGTCGAGCTTATTCAGGACCGGTACGACGAACTCGAGGACGTCGAGTCCGTCGACGAATCGTCCGTCTCGATCCTGGGCGCGGAGACGACCCTCGCGCGGTATCGCGCCGAAGCGCGGCTGATCAACGCGGATACCACGCTCGACGTCTACCTGCAACTCAGCGAGCGCGGAGCGACGGGGCGCTACGGCCGGATGTACGCGTAG
- the metX gene encoding homoserine O-acetyltransferase MetX — MTTRDTVDLGEFRFESGETIPSLEVAYETYGEFTGDSAEPRSASDRVQPESNAVLICHALTGSSHVARRPDAGDDTAGQARAWWGDVVGPGKAIDTSEYFVVCANAPGSCYGTTGPASENPETGEPYGTDFPPVTVGDWTRAQRRLLDELGIGRLRAVVGGSVGGMNVLDWLRRYPDDVDRAAAVATAARLDAQCLALDTVARRAITSDPNWNGGHYYGGPEPEDGLARARQIGHIMYLSKDSMARKFGRRSAGRETVREETPDPAAAFFPYREVESYLDYQADKFVDRFDANSYLYMTRAMDDFDLSAGYEGDADALAAFEGELLLVSFTGDWHFTVDQAESLAEACREAEVDVAHHVVESDHGHDAFLVEPEKVGPPLSGLLADGLAGRAITDTEPETDDTGEFAPVHTSLFSE; from the coding sequence GTGACGACGAGAGACACCGTCGACCTCGGGGAGTTTCGATTCGAGTCCGGCGAGACGATCCCCTCGCTCGAGGTCGCCTACGAGACCTACGGCGAGTTCACCGGCGACAGCGCGGAGCCACGCTCCGCGAGCGATCGGGTGCAGCCCGAAAGCAACGCCGTCCTGATCTGTCACGCGCTGACCGGCAGTTCCCACGTCGCGCGCCGCCCCGACGCCGGCGACGACACCGCCGGCCAGGCCCGCGCCTGGTGGGGCGACGTCGTCGGCCCCGGGAAGGCAATCGACACCAGCGAGTACTTCGTCGTCTGCGCGAACGCGCCCGGCTCCTGTTACGGGACGACCGGCCCCGCCAGCGAGAACCCCGAAACGGGCGAGCCCTACGGCACCGACTTCCCGCCGGTCACGGTCGGCGACTGGACCCGCGCCCAGCGGCGGCTGCTGGACGAACTCGGCATCGGGCGACTCCGCGCCGTCGTCGGCGGCAGCGTCGGCGGGATGAACGTCTTAGACTGGCTGCGACGCTACCCCGACGACGTCGACCGCGCCGCCGCGGTCGCGACCGCCGCCCGCCTCGACGCGCAGTGTCTCGCGCTCGATACCGTCGCCCGGCGGGCGATCACGTCCGACCCGAACTGGAACGGGGGCCACTACTACGGCGGCCCCGAACCCGAGGACGGCCTGGCCCGCGCGCGCCAGATCGGCCACATCATGTATCTCTCGAAGGACTCGATGGCCCGCAAGTTCGGCCGCCGATCGGCGGGTCGGGAGACCGTCCGCGAGGAGACGCCGGACCCCGCGGCCGCATTCTTCCCGTACCGGGAGGTCGAGTCCTACCTGGACTACCAGGCCGACAAGTTCGTCGACCGGTTCGACGCGAACAGCTACCTCTACATGACCCGCGCGATGGACGACTTCGACCTCTCGGCGGGCTACGAGGGCGACGCCGACGCGCTCGCGGCCTTCGAGGGGGAGCTCCTTCTGGTGTCGTTTACCGGCGACTGGCACTTCACGGTCGACCAGGCGGAGTCACTGGCCGAGGCCTGCCGAGAGGCGGAGGTCGACGTGGCTCACCACGTGGTCGAGTCCGATCACGGTCACGACGCCTTCCTGGTCGAGCCGGAGAAAGTCGGGCCGCCGCTGTCGGGCCTGCTCGCGGACGGACTCGCGGGTCGGGCGATCACCGACACCGAGCCCGAGACCGACGACACCGGCGAGTTCGCGCCGGTGCATACGAGTCTGTTTTCCGAGTAG
- a CDS encoding DMT family transporter has protein sequence MTSPALEVVALAMLPAVLWGLSPIFEKRGMAAGGGAVQASLVVVIVDSTCYWLAIAALYGQSAFAGLTPETLAVFAFAGVVGTALGRITIFVGVDRVGASINSTILSTRPLFATLIALVALGEPLGPVTGVGIVVLVAGLALLTASKGGDLAGWSPRDLLWPIAAAATFAVANVSRRYGMLETPLSALETVAINETAGLVALVAYVLARGGAGSLAKPRASYRYFVGSGLLTTVAMLSLMVALGLEDGRIAVVDPLVATAPLFTVVFAAVLLRDVERVTRGVVGGAALVVGGAALITL, from the coding sequence ATGACGAGCCCGGCGCTCGAAGTCGTCGCGCTCGCCATGCTCCCTGCCGTCCTCTGGGGGCTGTCCCCGATCTTCGAGAAGCGAGGGATGGCCGCCGGGGGCGGGGCCGTCCAGGCGTCGCTGGTCGTCGTGATCGTCGACTCGACGTGCTACTGGCTCGCCATCGCGGCGCTGTACGGGCAGTCGGCCTTCGCGGGGCTGACGCCCGAGACGCTGGCCGTCTTCGCGTTCGCGGGCGTGGTCGGCACCGCCCTCGGACGAATCACGATCTTCGTCGGCGTCGATCGGGTCGGCGCCAGCATCAACAGCACGATCCTCAGCACGCGTCCGCTGTTCGCGACCCTGATCGCGCTGGTGGCGCTCGGCGAGCCGCTCGGCCCCGTGACTGGCGTCGGCATCGTCGTCCTCGTCGCCGGCCTCGCCCTGCTGACGGCCTCGAAGGGCGGCGACCTCGCGGGCTGGTCCCCGCGGGACCTGCTGTGGCCGATCGCCGCCGCGGCCACCTTCGCCGTCGCGAACGTCAGCCGCCGGTACGGTATGCTCGAAACGCCGCTATCGGCGCTCGAAACGGTCGCGATCAACGAGACGGCCGGCCTAGTCGCCCTGGTCGCGTACGTCCTGGCCCGCGGCGGTGCGGGCTCGCTCGCCAAGCCGAGAGCGTCGTACCGCTACTTCGTCGGCAGCGGCCTGCTGACGACCGTCGCGATGCTCTCGCTGATGGTCGCACTCGGCCTGGAGGACGGCCGGATCGCGGTCGTCGATCCGCTGGTCGCGACCGCACCGCTGTTCACCGTCGTCTTCGCGGCCGTCCTCCTCCGTGACGTCGAGCGAGTGACGAGAGGCGTCGTCGGCGGCGCGGCGCTGGTCGTCGGCGGCGCGGCGTTGATCACGCTCTGA
- the serB gene encoding phosphoserine phosphatase SerB, translated as MTVVAFDFDGTLSDSEMTVLLGDRRGVAEDMDEITERAMNDEIDYAESLHKRAALLEALPREDAAAAFDEVVLREGAADLIAELNEAGITTAILTGGFERGVAAALEREGVSVDHIVSNRLPMNDDGTELTGEVDGPLIEGTKDDALAALADDVGVDLAETVAVGDGANDLPMLEVAGLAIGFDPKPAVEPHCDVVVTSMAEARETLVEEGHLTDR; from the coding sequence ATGACAGTCGTCGCTTTCGACTTCGACGGGACGCTTTCGGACTCTGAGATGACGGTGTTGCTCGGCGACCGGCGCGGCGTCGCCGAGGACATGGACGAAATCACCGAGCGCGCGATGAACGACGAGATCGACTACGCCGAGAGCCTGCACAAGCGCGCAGCCCTGCTCGAGGCACTCCCCCGCGAAGACGCCGCGGCCGCCTTCGACGAGGTCGTCCTCCGCGAGGGCGCCGCCGACCTCATCGCGGAGTTGAACGAGGCCGGCATCACGACCGCGATCCTCACCGGCGGGTTCGAGCGCGGCGTCGCGGCCGCCTTAGAGCGCGAAGGCGTCTCCGTCGACCACATCGTCTCGAACCGTCTCCCGATGAACGACGACGGAACCGAACTGACCGGCGAGGTCGACGGCCCCCTCATCGAGGGGACCAAGGACGACGCGCTCGCGGCCCTGGCCGACGACGTCGGCGTCGACCTCGCCGAAACCGTCGCGGTCGGCGACGGCGCCAACGACCTCCCGATGCTCGAGGTCGCCGGCCTGGCGATCGGCTTCGATCCGAAGCCGGCGGTCGAGCCGCACTGTGACGTCGTCGTCACGTCGATGGCCGAGGCGCGGGAGACCCTGGTCGAGGAGGGGCACCTCACCGATCGCTGA
- a CDS encoding DUF7118 family protein, which produces MSERVHPSDAGSDAGTDGDGATPLEALEAARDRFETARRRIDDEGADAVEEAATAYRNATALLDDYVDRATGTGKENFQAYIELEGKFESLVSGLADDLAARDAFDGALDAIDKRRLSERDFERAREALDPASRYADMIDEREAARETLAEARTDASKRLRAIDDEIDERERLLDLATADLNAPVERLRDPIEDYNAAIREAFADYRLEASARKVFALLERSRWYPFVDYERPPADLARYVRETDAGEYTIPELLEYADYSRSKLSHYVDSADELKRSVATQQTFLEGIDAEPLTVAWPPEPAGALRCRTREYQPFVARVADEETVAALRGVRLLATDHDYDRLQTAAQAVAQLSPAERERLADGRVEAELESLRTERERLEAALDVDDPV; this is translated from the coding sequence ATGAGCGAGCGCGTCCATCCGTCCGACGCGGGCTCGGACGCCGGCACCGACGGCGACGGAGCGACCCCGCTCGAGGCACTCGAGGCCGCGCGCGACCGGTTCGAGACGGCCCGCCGGCGGATCGACGACGAGGGCGCCGACGCCGTCGAGGAGGCCGCGACCGCCTACCGGAACGCGACGGCCCTGTTAGACGACTACGTCGATCGCGCGACCGGGACGGGCAAGGAGAACTTCCAGGCCTACATCGAACTCGAGGGGAAATTCGAGTCGCTCGTCTCCGGCCTGGCCGACGACCTCGCGGCGCGCGACGCGTTCGACGGCGCCCTCGATGCGATCGACAAGCGCCGGCTCAGCGAGCGCGACTTCGAGCGGGCCCGCGAGGCGCTCGATCCGGCGAGCCGGTACGCCGACATGATCGACGAACGCGAGGCCGCCCGCGAGACCCTCGCGGAGGCGCGCACGGACGCGAGCAAGCGCCTGCGGGCGATCGACGACGAGATCGACGAGCGCGAGCGGCTGCTCGACCTGGCGACAGCCGATCTGAACGCGCCGGTCGAGCGCCTCCGGGACCCGATCGAGGACTACAACGCCGCGATCCGCGAAGCGTTCGCCGACTACCGGCTCGAGGCGTCGGCCCGGAAGGTCTTCGCCCTCCTCGAGCGGAGCCGCTGGTATCCGTTCGTCGACTACGAGCGGCCGCCAGCAGATCTGGCCCGCTACGTCCGCGAGACCGACGCCGGCGAGTACACGATTCCCGAACTGCTCGAGTACGCCGACTACTCCCGGTCGAAGCTCTCCCACTACGTCGACAGCGCGGACGAGCTCAAGCGGTCGGTGGCGACCCAGCAGACGTTCCTCGAGGGGATCGACGCCGAGCCGCTGACGGTCGCCTGGCCGCCCGAACCGGCCGGCGCCCTTCGCTGTCGGACGCGGGAGTATCAGCCGTTCGTCGCCCGCGTCGCCGACGAGGAGACGGTCGCGGCGCTGCGCGGGGTCCGGCTGCTCGCGACCGATCACGACTACGACCGGCTCCAGACCGCGGCCCAGGCTGTCGCCCAGTTGTCGCCGGCGGAACGGGAGCGCCTGGCGGACGGTCGCGTCGAGGCCGAACTCGAGTCCCTGCGGACGGAGCGGGAGCGGCTCGAAGCGGCGCTGGACGTCGACGACCCGGTCTGA
- a CDS encoding O-acetylhomoserine aminocarboxypropyltransferase/cysteine synthase family protein, translating to MSDDASDGHDSDSDNERGLGTRSVHAGQSPDPETGAMAPPIYQTTSYVFEDADTAADRYALEDDGYIYSRIANPTVRTLEKRLAALEGGADAVATASGMAALDAAVLILAEAGDNVVCSTDTYGGTTAYFSKTASRRDIETRFVPTREYDEYVDAIDEDTAFVHVETVGNPSLVTPDFERVAEIAHDNGVPLVVDNTFATPALCRPLEHGADVVWESTTKWLHGSGTTVGGVLVDGGTFPWGEHGYDEIAGPNHAYPDVDFSRDFPEAPFAAAARFRSLRSLGNQQSPFDAWQTLQGLESMPLRVEKHCENAAIVAEYLDDHEDVAWVTYPGLEDHPTHDNARRYLDDYGGMVAFGLREGFEAGKAFCENVEVAQFLANIGDAKTLVIHPASTTHGQLSPEEREEAGVTEDLIRMSVGIEDPADILADLEQAIDAATRACRGAGERP from the coding sequence ATGAGCGACGACGCGAGCGACGGGCACGACTCCGATTCCGACAACGAGCGCGGACTCGGGACGCGCAGCGTCCACGCCGGCCAGTCCCCCGATCCGGAGACCGGCGCGATGGCACCCCCGATCTACCAGACGACCTCCTACGTCTTCGAGGACGCCGACACCGCCGCCGACCGGTACGCGCTCGAAGACGACGGCTACATCTACTCTCGCATCGCGAATCCGACCGTCCGCACGCTCGAGAAGCGCCTGGCGGCCCTCGAAGGCGGCGCGGACGCGGTCGCGACGGCCAGCGGCATGGCGGCGCTCGACGCCGCGGTCCTGATCCTCGCGGAAGCGGGCGACAACGTAGTCTGCTCGACCGACACCTACGGCGGGACCACGGCCTACTTCTCGAAGACCGCGAGCCGACGGGACATCGAGACGCGGTTCGTCCCGACCCGCGAGTACGACGAATACGTGGACGCCATCGACGAGGACACCGCCTTCGTCCACGTCGAGACGGTCGGCAACCCCTCGCTGGTCACGCCCGACTTCGAGCGCGTCGCCGAGATCGCCCACGACAACGGCGTCCCGCTGGTCGTGGACAACACCTTCGCGACGCCCGCCCTCTGCCGGCCGCTCGAGCACGGCGCCGACGTCGTCTGGGAGTCGACGACCAAGTGGCTCCACGGCTCCGGGACCACGGTCGGCGGCGTCCTCGTCGACGGCGGCACCTTCCCCTGGGGCGAGCACGGCTACGACGAGATCGCGGGGCCGAACCACGCCTACCCCGACGTCGACTTCTCACGGGACTTCCCCGAGGCGCCGTTCGCCGCCGCGGCCAGGTTCCGCTCGCTGCGCAGCCTCGGCAACCAGCAGTCACCGTTCGACGCCTGGCAGACCCTTCAGGGACTCGAGTCCATGCCCCTGCGCGTCGAGAAACACTGCGAGAACGCCGCGATCGTCGCGGAGTACCTCGACGACCACGAGGACGTCGCCTGGGTCACCTACCCCGGGCTCGAGGACCACCCGACCCACGACAACGCGCGGCGGTACCTCGACGACTACGGCGGTATGGTCGCGTTCGGACTTAGGGAGGGGTTCGAGGCCGGCAAGGCCTTCTGCGAGAACGTCGAGGTCGCTCAGTTCCTCGCGAACATCGGCGACGCGAAGACGCTCGTGATCCACCCCGCCAGCACGACCCACGGCCAGCTCTCGCCGGAAGAACGGGAGGAAGCCGGCGTCACGGAGGACCTGATCCGGATGTCGGTCGGGATCGAGGACCCCGCGGACATCCTGGCCGATCTCGAGCAGGCGATCGACGCGGCCACACGCGCCTGTCGAGGAGCGGGTGAGCGTCCGTGA
- a CDS encoding calcium-binding protein, which translates to MSEQDTTGDSRRSFMAKGALAAGALTLGTGAFGTATVGAQDDQVAVFANNFYPQASFDVLAQLETSTTVEILQVDGETVSEISQPDEWAGHIIRYDIGQESGITSFLFVRGQSLSTDDSGTIGEDASVLNSDLNLLSASIDSGTTGDTDTIEEDTDDDNGAIEEDTDDNGVLEEETENETENETTVETESE; encoded by the coding sequence ATGAGCGAACAAGACACGACAGGCGACTCGAGACGGTCGTTCATGGCGAAGGGTGCCCTCGCGGCGGGCGCGCTGACGCTCGGAACGGGCGCCTTCGGGACCGCGACAGTCGGTGCACAGGATGATCAAGTAGCGGTCTTCGCGAACAATTTCTATCCCCAGGCGAGTTTCGACGTCCTCGCGCAGCTCGAGACGAGTACGACGGTCGAAATCCTACAGGTGGACGGAGAAACTGTTTCGGAGATCTCTCAGCCCGACGAGTGGGCCGGTCACATTATCCGATACGACATCGGCCAGGAATCGGGGATCACGTCGTTCCTCTTCGTGCGCGGCCAGAGCCTGAGCACCGATGACAGCGGGACGATCGGCGAGGACGCGTCGGTGCTGAACTCGGATCTGAACCTCCTCAGTGCGTCGATTGACAGCGGAACGACGGGCGATACCGACACGATCGAGGAGGACACGGACGACGATAACGGCGCCATCGAAGAGGACACGGACGACAACGGCGTCCTCGAGGAGGAGACCGAGAATGAGACTGAGAACGAGACAACCGTGGAAACGGAGAGTGAATAA
- a CDS encoding DsrE family protein has product MQTVFHLIADDPEQQRTALTIAENLTQDESVEMDDIAIVAQAEGIEPLTAGGDGSDAVESLLDAGVAVKACGNTLDLKDLAESDLVDGVETVPSGGGELTRLQSEGYAYIRP; this is encoded by the coding sequence GTGCAAACCGTTTTCCACCTCATCGCCGACGATCCGGAGCAGCAACGGACCGCACTCACCATCGCCGAGAACCTCACGCAGGACGAGTCCGTCGAGATGGACGATATCGCCATCGTCGCCCAGGCCGAGGGGATCGAGCCGCTGACGGCCGGCGGCGACGGCAGCGACGCGGTCGAATCGCTACTGGACGCGGGCGTCGCGGTCAAAGCCTGCGGGAACACCCTCGACCTGAAGGATCTCGCGGAATCCGATCTCGTCGACGGCGTCGAGACCGTCCCCTCCGGCGGCGGCGAACTCACCAGGCTGCAGAGCGAGGGCTACGCGTACATCCGGCCGTAG
- the serA gene encoding phosphoglycerate dehydrogenase — protein sequence MKVLVTDPIADAGLDVLRDAGHEVETGYELEGEDLLRAVSDANGLIVRSGTEVTEEVFEAADDLVIVGRAGIGVDNIDIDAATDHGVIVANAPEGNVRAAAEHTVAMTFAAARSIPQAHIRLKNGEWAKSDYLGAELNGKTLGVVGLGRVGQEVAKKLDSLGMNIVAYDPYISEERADRIGAELVDLEASLERADFLTVHTPLTPETEGLISEDELDLLGDGYLINCARGGVVDENALAAKVEDGTLAGAALDVFAEEPLADDSPLLEHDEIVVTPHLGASTEAAQENVATSTAEQVNAAIVGEPVANALNAPSIDESAFPRVEPYIDIAETAGKVAAQLLDGRIEDVEVVYEGDIADEDVEFVTASALKGVFEPLEWQVNAVNAPQIAEDRGVDVTESKTRRAEDFQSLISVTVSNGENEVSVDGTLFAGDDPRIVRIDGYRVDAIPHGRMVIARNTDEPGVIGLIGSVMGDYDVNIAGMFNARETIGGEALTVYNVDSDVPADAKEELEADERIIGINDITLNGQA from the coding sequence ATGAAGGTTCTCGTCACGGATCCGATCGCCGACGCGGGTCTGGACGTACTGCGTGACGCCGGCCACGAGGTCGAAACGGGCTACGAACTCGAGGGAGAGGACCTCCTCCGGGCAGTCTCGGACGCTAACGGACTGATCGTCCGCTCCGGGACCGAGGTCACCGAGGAGGTCTTCGAGGCCGCCGACGATCTGGTCATCGTCGGCCGCGCCGGGATCGGCGTCGACAACATCGACATCGATGCCGCGACCGACCACGGCGTTATCGTCGCCAACGCCCCCGAAGGGAACGTTCGCGCGGCCGCCGAGCACACCGTCGCGATGACGTTCGCAGCCGCCCGCTCGATCCCGCAGGCCCACATCCGCCTGAAGAACGGCGAGTGGGCGAAAAGCGACTACCTCGGCGCCGAACTCAACGGCAAGACGCTGGGCGTCGTCGGCCTCGGCCGCGTCGGTCAGGAGGTCGCCAAGAAGCTCGACTCGCTGGGCATGAACATCGTCGCCTACGACCCCTACATCAGCGAGGAGCGCGCCGACCGCATCGGCGCCGAACTCGTCGATCTCGAGGCGAGCCTCGAACGCGCTGACTTCCTGACCGTCCACACGCCGCTGACGCCCGAGACGGAAGGGCTGATCAGCGAGGACGAACTCGACCTGCTTGGCGACGGCTACCTCATCAACTGCGCCCGCGGCGGCGTCGTCGACGAGAACGCCCTCGCGGCGAAAGTCGAGGACGGGACGCTGGCCGGCGCGGCGCTCGACGTCTTCGCCGAGGAGCCGCTCGCGGACGACTCGCCGCTGCTCGAACACGACGAGATCGTCGTCACGCCCCACCTCGGCGCCTCGACGGAGGCCGCCCAGGAGAACGTCGCCACCTCGACGGCTGAACAGGTCAACGCCGCGATCGTCGGCGAACCGGTCGCCAACGCCCTGAACGCCCCGTCGATCGACGAGAGCGCGTTCCCGCGCGTCGAACCGTACATCGACATCGCCGAGACCGCCGGTAAGGTCGCCGCCCAGCTGCTCGACGGCCGCATCGAGGACGTCGAGGTCGTCTACGAGGGCGACATCGCCGACGAGGACGTCGAGTTCGTCACCGCCTCCGCGCTCAAGGGCGTCTTCGAACCTCTCGAATGGCAGGTCAACGCGGTCAACGCGCCCCAGATCGCCGAGGATCGGGGCGTCGACGTCACCGAGTCCAAGACCCGCCGGGCCGAGGACTTCCAGAGCCTGATCTCGGTGACCGTCAGCAACGGCGAAAACGAGGTCTCGGTCGACGGGACGCTGTTCGCGGGCGACGACCCGCGGATCGTCCGCATCGACGGCTACCGCGTCGACGCCATCCCCCACGGTCGGATGGTCATCGCGCGCAACACCGACGAGCCGGGCGTCATCGGTCTCATCGGCAGCGTCATGGGCGACTACGACGTCAACATCGCCGGGATGTTCAACGCCCGCGAAACCATCGGCGGCGAGGCCCTGACCGTCTACAACGTCGACAGCGACGTCCCCGCGGACGCGAAGGAGGAACTCGAAGCCGACGAGCGGATCATCGGCATCAACGACATCACGCTGAACGGCCAGGCGTAG